CCGGAAAGAGAGGAGAACAACAAGAAGCGGCGGTGCGCCCCGGCCCTAAAGACCGCCGGACGAACTCACCCGCCGCAGCGATCGCCCGTCAACTCGTCATCGCGTCCCCGTTCGACGCCGAACCTCAACCACTCGCCCTTTGGGAACTCTGCTGGCGCTCGTTCAGCACGCGCATCGCCACCGTGTGCACCACGCCCCTCAAGTGCTCGAGCGCCTCCAGCACGGGACCTACCGCATCCTCCCCGCAGAGCTCCTTTAGCGCCTGAAGCGCGTAGAACCGGAGATCCTCGTTCTCCAAGCACACTCGCACCAAGGGCTCAACCGCCCTCCTGTCGCCCAGGGACCGCAAAGCCTGAATGGCGCCGTAGCGGACATCCGTGGACTCATCAGCGAGAGCGGCGATGAGATGCTCGAGAGCTCTGAGGTCCCCTGCCTTGCGCAACGCCTCGACCGCCTCATACCTGACCTGGGGATCAGCATCGCTGAGCAAACCCGCGAGGCGAGGCACCGCTCTCTTGTATTTGAGTTCCCCGAGGAGCTTTGCCGCCCGTCGACGCACGTTTCGGTCAGGATTCTCAAGAGCGCCCATCACCGCTCGCGCCACGTCGTTCTTGGGAAACTTCATTATGGCGTGGGTGATGCTGTACGCGACATACGGGTTCTCTTCTCGAAGGGCCTTCACGAGCGGCAAAAGCGCCCTCGATTCCGCGATGGACCCCAAGGCTTCGGCGGCCCAGCTCCGCACGGAATCGTCGGGATCCTCCAAGGCGTATATGAGGACATCGACCGCGCGAGGCTCGGGCAGCTTGCTCAGGCCGTAGGCGGCGCGCCTGCGGGCGAACACATCACCCTCTCGAAGCGCTGCTATGAGGACATCAACGATCTGGCGCCGGACAGCCGCAACCTCGGCCCTGGTCTGTTCGCGTCCCTCGCCGTCGAGCTTGTCTAGGTCTTCTTCGAGGCGAGTCAGCTGGTGGATGAGGACGTCGATCCTATCGGTTTTCTCAGACATTCGGATCACCCCCGCACCCCACCGGAGGACCCGACCAGGCCCCTTCGTCACACCCGCTGGGCTGGCCTTCCAGCTTGGGCACCTGGCGCCCTGCCTCGAAAAGCGACGAGGGCTCACAGGGCCGTGCCCGGTGCCGAGCCACCAAAAGCGTCACTCAGCGAGACTAGAACGCCTCACCGTCGCATCGCAACGGAAATGGGCGCATCGGGAGGCGCGTTACTCTTTCGACGCTCCTTCGGTGATTCCTCCCGAGCTGACGAAACTTAGGTCACGGTGCCTTCATGCCGCAATGTGGGCACGTCTCAGCGTCGAGGGGCATTGTGTCATGGCACCTCAGACATTCTTTCTTCACGGGTTTCCCGCAATGAGGGCAGAAAGCCAGGTTGTGAATGTACCTACGCTTGCAATGCGGGCATACCAGGAGGGTCCCGCGCGGCCTCAAGAGCAGATACGCGCAGAATACGATCAAAACGCCGACATACCCCACCATCAGCGCGCTTACCACGATCCCTGCGGCCCAAAGCAACGGATTGGCATCTCGTCCGCGCGCGTCCCGGAAAGTCCACCACGCCATCACTCCACCCACTGCAAGGGTGGCGAGGATGACGGTCCAGTTCACACCAGGTTTCATGTGTCCTCGCGCCGACCCGCCGCGACCCCTTCAGCGCTGCGAGGGCCGGCCTCCCCTCCCCCCGGTATGTAGGTAAACCGCCACAAGCTCGCGCTACTTCGCAGCGCCGAGGTCCGGTCTCAGGCTATCGGCGTTGCGCTCCAGGGACGGCACGCTCGCGGCGCGCCTCGTTCGAATTCGGCGCGCGAGATAGCCACATTCCGGGCGCCCCGTCGCGCAAGCACCGGCAGCCGTCGCGCCGTGAAATAAGGAGACGAAAGCTTATGGCGCCAAACTTAGATGCGCGGATCCCTTGAGAAAAACGACAGAGTCTCAGCCTGTGGGTCGCGGGTCATAAGGTCGGTCACCGCCTGCATGGGATCCAATTCCGAGAACAAGATCTCGTGCAGTTTCTCCGCCACCGGCATGTCCACTCCCATGCGGTGGGCGAGCATCACCGCGGCCCTCGTCGTTGGAACGCCTTCCACCACCATCTTCGTGGAGGCGAGCACCTCGTCGGCCTTGCGGCCTCGACCGATCTCGATCCCCGCTCGCCGGTTGCGCGAGTGCATGCTCATGCACGTAACCACGAGATCGCCCATTCCGGAGAGCCCGGCAAACGTGAGCGGGTTCGCCCCGAGCACTATGCCCAGCCGCGCGATCTCCGCGAGGCCTCGTGTCATCAAAGCGGCCCTCGTGTTGTCTCCGAACCCGAGCCCTTCCGCGATCCCAGTGGCGAGCGCAACCACGTTTTTCAACGCGCCCCCCAATTCCACGCCGATGACATCGTGGCTCGTATACACCCGCATGGTCGGGCACATGAGAGCCTCCTGCGCCAGCTTCGCCACCCTGCCGTCAAATGATGCGGCGACGATGGCGGTCGGCACCTCCCGCGCCACCTCTTCAGCGTGGCTCGGGCCGGAGATCACCCCGATGTTGTCGTGGAGTTCCGGCGGAAGCTCCTCAGCTATCACCTGGGACAGCCGGAGCAACGAGCCCTCTTCTATCCCCTTCCCCGCGTGTATCACGGCGTGCTCTCGCCCGAGATAGGGCCTGGCAGCCCGTATGACCCCTCGCATGTACTGGGAAGGCACGGGCACGAAGAGCAGCGTGTTGCAGCCGACCACTTCACCCAGGTCGGTCGTGGCGCGGACGCCCCGGGGAATCTTGACCCCGGGCAAGAACGTCTCGTTCGTACGAGAATTCGAGATCTCCTGCGCCACTTCCTCTTCATGTGCCCAAAGGTCGACTTCGAATCCGTTGCGCGCGAGGAGCATCGAGAGGGCTGTGCCCCAGCCCCCCGCGCCGATCACGCCTGCGTGCCTCGCCAAAGTCACGCTCACCTTCCTCCATTACAGCCGCTTCCCGCGGCCTCCCGCACCCGCACGCTATGGGCTGACACGAGCGCGCTCAATCCGCAGGCTCTCCAAGCTTCCGCTCTTCGCCCGCAATGAGCCGCTTGATGTTGGAGCTGTGCTTTATCAGCGCGATCCCACCCACGGCAGCCACGAGCAAAACGTATTCTCCGGGCATCCCCAGGATGTACGCTGCAAGCGGCGCGAGAGCCGAGATCACCACGGACCCAAGCGAGACGTAGCGCGTGAGCGCGACCAAGATCCCCCAGATGGGCGCGAGAACCAGCGCGACCCCAGGCATGCTGGCGATGACTATGCCGCTGCCGACTCCCATGCCCTTGCCTCCACCGAAGCGAAGGAAGACTGACCATGCACCGCCCACAGCCGCCGCGATGCCGCACGCCGCCGCGCCTACCGTTCCCGCGGCCCCCTGGCCCAGGTACACGCTGAGCGCCCCTTTCCCCACGTCCCCAGCAAGCACGATGAGCGCTGGCCCCGGACCGAGGACCCGCAGCACGTTCGTGGCGCCAATGTTCCCGCTACCGCGCCGTCTCACGTCCACGCCCTTCCAGTACCTCCCGACGAGGTACCCGAAGGGAATAGACCCAAGGAAGTAACTTAGGATAACCAACAGAACAAGTCTTTCCCAAGCCACGGCTTCTCCCCCGATCTCTTGTCTCCTGCTATCCTCTCCGGCGGAACTTGAGCCTCAGCGGGGTCCCTTCGAAATCGAACGCCTCGCGCAGCCTGTTCTCAAGGTAACGCTTGTACGAGAAATGAACCAGGCCTGGATCGTTCACGAAGAAGGAAAACGCAGGAGGCCGTACCCCGATCTGCGTGCAGTAGAAGATCTTGAGTTGACGCCCCCTGTCGTGCGGCGGTTCAACCCTCATCTGGGCTTCCTCAATCACCTCATTCAGCACCGACGTCGCCACGCGGCGCGCGTGGTTATCCGCGACCCTCGTGACGGTTTCCATGAGCTTCGGGAGCCCGGCGCCATTCAAGGCGGACACGAACACCCGCGGCGCGTACGAAAGGAACATCAGATCGGCTTGGATGGCGTTCTCCAGCCTTGTCCGGGTCTCCTCCTTCTCACCGACCAGGTCCCACTTATTCAGCACAACTACACAGGCGCGCCCGGCCTCGTCGGCGTACCCCGCTATCCTCACATCCTGCGCAGCGATGCCTTCAACCGAATCCAGCACGACGAGCGCCACATCGCACCTCTCCACAGCCTTTGCCGCCCGCAGCGCACCGTAGTACTCCACTGCGCTTCTGACCTTTGCCCTCCTACGCATGCCGGCTGTATCAATGATGACGAACCTTCGGCCCCGCCACGTGAAAGGCGTGTCGATCGCGTCTCTTGTCGTTCCAGGCTCCGGACTCACAATGGATCTTTCCTGTCCGAGGACGGCGTTGACAAGAGAGGATTTCCCAACGTTTGGCCGCCCCACCACCGCAATCTTAACAGCCTCGCCGGCCTCCAGTTCATCGTCCGCAGTCAAAGGCGAACGCTCCGGCAGGCGCGCGACGATGGCGTCGAGGAGATCGCCTATCCCAGTGCCATGCACCGAAGACACAGGGAGCGGGTCCCCAAGCCCCAAGGCGTAGAACTCCACGTAGTCGCTGCGCCTCGCGCCCTCGGCCTTGCTGGCCACGAGCATCACCGGACGGCCGGACCGCCTCAGCATGTCGGCTACGTCGCGATCCTGCGGCAGGAGGCCGGACTTTGTGTCCACGACGAACACGACGAGATCGGCCTCTTCCACCGCCAGCTTCGCCTGGGCGGTGGTCATCTCCTGGATGGGATCGCCGCGCCGCGCGATCTCTATGCCCCCGGTGTCCACAAGGACAAACTTGCGGCCGCCCCACTCCACGTCCGCGTAGATGCGATCCCTCGTCACTCCGGGGGTCTCCTCCACGATGGCGTGCTGTGTCCCGACCATCCTGTTGAAGAGCGCGGATTTGCCCACATTCGGCCTGCCCACGATGGCGACTACCGGAGCTGCCACGCGCAGCCACCTCTCTTCAGCGCACGTGCCGCGAAGGAAGCCGGGGTCGGGTCGACCACGTCCACCGGGACTCCGCAAACGCGCTCGAGCTCGCTTACGGTCATGTCATCGAGGAACCTGGGCGCGTCAGCCTTCAGAGAGACGCTGGGTATGACAATGGCGTCGCACCCTCCCCGGCCGATCGCGGCGGCGAACGTCCTCGCAATATCTTGCCCGGTAAGGAGGCCCGCAACGCTTATGCGCGGCCCGAAGAACCTGTTCTTCACCAGGAGCGCGCGACACGAAAGACCTTTCACGCTCTCGAGAAACCTGCACGCCTCGTCTATCACCGGGTACGCAGCTTCCCCCGTGATGGCGACGAGCCTCACGGGGATCTTGGTGCAGCGCGGCAGGTTTGCCGCTCGTCGCATCTCGTCGAGCTCGTCGACGAAATCCCGCAGGAGTCCGACCCCGTTTTCGATCTGTGGAAACCCTTCGTATGCCTCGCGGCTCGGGACCGTCTTTCCCGCCAGCACGTAGAACTCGTCCGAGGCGAAAACAAACCTGGATGAGAACCGCTCGAGGAAGTCCTCCTGCCACTTCTCAACAGAGGCCACCACCCGCGCCGCTGCCTCTTGGCTGACAGGGGCGAGTGGGAAAAGCCCCCGCCTGTGCCTGGTAAGGCCGACCGGGACCACCGCGCAGGATTTGACCCCTGGGTAGAGCGACGAAATGTCACGGACGGTTCTCTCAAGTTCATCGCCGTCATTAATCCCCGGGCAGAGCACGACCTGGGTATGAACGACGATACCCGCAGCCACGAGCCTTGCGAGACCGTCCATCACATCACATGGACCCCTCCTGCCGAGGAGCCGCCCGCGAGTGACAGGGTCTGTCGAGTGCACCGACACGTACAGCGGAGAGAGCCTCATCGTCGCCACACGGTCGTAGTCATCCTCCGTGAGATTCGTGAGAGTGATGTAGCTCCCGGTCAGAAAGGAGAGCCTGAAATCGTCGTCTTTAACCCGGAGTGTCCTGCGGACTCTGCGTGGAAGCTGGTCCACAAAGCAGAACACACACCGGTTGCGACATCTCCTCACCCCGTCGAAGATCGCCTCGCCGAACTCCAGGCCACATGGCTCGTCATAGTCTTTGGTGACTTCCACCACGAGCGTGTCCCCGTCGGGTTTCTCGACCACGAGGGAAAGCTCCTCCTCGGCGCACAGGAATCGATACTCGAGAATGTCCCGCACCGGTCTGCCATTGATGGCTACTAGCCTGTCCCCCGGCGCGATGCCGGCCTCCTCGGCTATGCTCCCTGCATCCACCCGACGCACGATAGCGCCGCGGATCGAACGCCCTGAAGTGCTGCTCGTGTGCCCTTCACCTGCCCTCCCGTCCGACCTGAGATGCCCTCTCTTCATAAGAAGTCAGGCGCTCGGCGTGTCCCGCAAGAACGAGCTACAAGAAGAGGAGGGACGTATGCCCTCCTCGCACAGCGCGTTCAACGAGTCACAGCGAGCGCAAGACAGCCTCGCTCCTGCGAATCAGTAGATGATGTCGTAGAGAGCATCCTGTAGAGCTTTGTCGTTGATCTTGATCTGCGCCGCGTCTCTGAGCTCGCTCATTACAGTGGACGTGGGCTTGGCCTTGTCACGCTTGAGCTGCTTTACGATCTTGTCGCGCACCTCTTCAAGAGGGGGAATACGCTCGGGCTTTCGGTCCTCGACCCTTATGATGTGATACCCGAACGAAGACTTCACAGGGCCACTGGTCTCGCCGACCTTCAGAGCAAAGGCAGCCTTCTCGAAAGCAGGATCCATAGCCCCCTTCTGGAAGTAGCCGAGATCTCCGCCTTTGTCTTTCGTCGCCGTATCCTCGGACTTCGTCTTGGCGAGTTCGGCGAAATCCGCGCCGTTGGCGAGCTCCTTCTGTATCTCCTTCGCCGTGTTCTCGTCCTTGACCAAAATGTGGCGCGCCCTTATTTGATCGGACTCCTTGAAGTCGTCCTTGTGCTCGTCATAGTACTTCTTGATCTCGTCGTCGGTCACAGTCACGTCTTTCGAGGCGATCGCCTCGAGCAACAGGCTCGTCCGGATTTGGCTCCGGAGATCGTCAAGCGTCATTCCATACTGTGAAAGAGCCTGCTCCAGGTTCGCGTCGGAGCCGAACTGCGTCTTGAGATTGTCGATCTCGGCGGCCACGTCTTCGTCGGTCACCTGGATGCCGTACTTGGCGGCTCCCTGCTTGATCAGCTCCTCACGAATCATGTTGGCCAAGAGCTGCCTGCCGGATTGCTTTTCAAGTGCGGAATAGAATTGCTTCCATGTGATCGAAGTGGAGTTGACCTTGGCGACAGCCCTTAAATCAGAGTACGTCCACGCGGCACCGATACCTATGAGGGCAAGGATCACTACGGCTATGACTATGGTTAGCGACCTTTTGCTCTTCACGCCGGGTTCCTCTCCTTTCGAATCGCGCCCGCAGCGGGCATCAGAAGGACGAAACCAGTGTACCACACCCCATTTGGGGTGTCAACTCCGACAGGCTCCCGCCGGAGCGCCGCCGCTCTCGAGACGCTGCTTGACCCCTTTCACTAGGTTCACGAACCTGGGGTACGAACGCCTCATCCCCCACACCGTGAGCGGGCGCCCGAGGCCGATGAGCCCCACAGCCCTTGAGAGGAACCCCCCGATCTTCGTAACAAGCCCGACCTCCGGCAAGGTGTCGACCAGCATGTAGTCGTTGGACGAGAGCCCGCAGATCCGAAAGATGCTCTCGACCGCGCGCTTGACCACCCCCTTCGCGGCGCCCATCCCGATGATGTAGACCTCTCTTCCCGCTTCGTCGGTACCCATGAAGAAGCAAGTTCCGATCTGAGCGGGGCTCGTCTTGTCATAGTGAGGAAGCCTTAGGATCTCTTGCGGCTCGGGTATTCTATCAGAAGGCAGCCATCCCAGGTGAATGGCTGCCGCTACAACCGACGAATGTGAACTTCCGTAGCAGTGGTAAATCACCTTCATTCGGGGGCATCCTCCGTCCATACCACAAGCCCGGCTACGCCGCCCCGCCACGGCCCATGCTCCTAATGCTTGACCACGATGAGTGTCCCACCGCCCAGATCGTGCACCACGCCGTCGAGGATCTTGGCAAGGTACACCGCCATCCTGTGCAGGTCATCCTCGCTGTCCGCAAAGAATATGGGAGCTCCGCCCCCTACCCTGTCACGCTTTGTCGTGACGATCGCGGCGATCGTTTGTTCCAATGTTACGTCCACGGGTCCTTCCCCACCCCCGCATCCCGTGTCCCCTCACACCCCACGATACTCGCGCTCACTCTCGTGACGCCGTCGGGCGCGTGTGATGTCCCCGCCCGCATGGCCGGCCCGGGACGCGCGAGCCCCGTTTGTTGCTCGCGCCGGACGCAGGGACAGGGACGCCTGCGCACCGCTAACGCCATCCCGCCCGCCTCACCCGTCAGCCGTGGCCCGAGGTCGCAGCAACCTAGCATATGCATGCCTCCGCCACCAGCCGGGGTTTCGCCCTGCCTTGGCCAAGCCCCGGTTAGTCCGCGGCCATGCGGCCCGCGCGGGTCGCGAGGGGTTTTCGCACCGACGTCTCGATGACGGGCACTCTCCTCACGACCTCCAGAAGCGCCTCTACATCCCTCTCAATGGGCACGATAACCATGCCCGCCCTCCCGGTCTTCACGTCTAGGCGCATGAGCGGGGTGAAGTCTCGTTCGCTCACGTCAAGCCTGGCGCCCATTATGCTCGCCACATCGTGCACGATAGCCTGCCTCTGGCCGACGTTCGCCAGCGTTGCCCTGGCATTGTCGTCTTTCGGTTCCACGACCACCCCGATTCCCTCGGTCTTGATGACCGAACGCGACTCCGCCAGGCCGATGTTCGCGAGCACTATTCCATCCACCGAGAGCAGCGGCCCGTCAAACTGGATGCGGCCCTCCCTCACGATGGCAATGTCGCCGACGACCCGCCGTCCGAAGACGCCAGCGATGACAGCGGCCGTGAGGAGCCCGCATGCGGCGCCCACAGTGACGGCCATCGCCTGCGAGACGGGGACCACGTACGATACCAGGCTGGCCACGAGAGCCGCGGCCATGGCAAGGTAGTTCCTGGCCTCGAACACGCGCGCTATACCTTCGATGTACGCCGATCCCCTCGGCACGAGCTCCGTATCCTCGAGTTTCTCGAGGCTTCGCCTCTCCATGTCCCGCACTTCACGGAATTGCTGACCCGCCAGGGCGAGGATGCTCGCTGCCATGAAGTTGCGCGTCACGATCGCGGGAACCGCGAGAGCTCCCAGGCTCGCCGCTATCACTCCCAGACCCAGATGAACAACGTATGCGTGGGGGTAACTCGGGTACTGCCTGTAGTCAGAGCGGAGCATAATGAGGCGGCTGAACGTGCCGACCGCCACTGCGGCGGCGATGCGCAGGAAATGCCCCTCAGCCACGAACGATCACTGCTTCCTCCTGCGCCGCAGGCCCAGGAGATTCAGAAGCCCGCGAGCTCCGATCCCGGCGAGCCTCGACCGGATCTTGCGCCAGTTATCCGAGTTCCCGATGAGGTACGCTCCCCCTGCGACCGCCACGATACCCACCAGCCACGCCACAGCACGCCCGACCCCGCCCCTAGCCACGCCCACCCCGGGAGCCGCAGCGCTGAGCACCGGAGCTACTGAGGACGCGAAGAGATCCACAGCCCGCTCGGCCTCGTCGAGGCGGTTGGTGTGCGCGCCGACCTCCAGGAGCACGGACCGCCCGAGCATGTCCTGATTGTAGTCACCCTGCGCCCACAGGATCCCCTTGATTAGGCCCGGTGCCTGGCGGTCAGTAGCAGCCTTCAGTTGCTTCGCGAATTGAATGTTCTGTCCCCTCGTCTGGTTCTGCTGTCCCACTACCACTGTGATCTTGGTTACGTCCTCGCCGGCCACCGTCGCCCTGTACGCCTGTGGCGGCACGGCGTCCCTGTGAATGTCGAAGGCCGCTATCGGGTTCTGCCGTATGAGCTGAGCCATGGTCCGCCGCGACCTCGCGTACGCGGCCCCGTCGTGCGGGTTGTGGTTGGCCGTGGACCTCACTACGCGAAAGCCCTGTTTCTTGAGGGCGCTCTCAAACGCGGCCGCCACGCTGTACACGTCCCCCCAGTCCTTGGTGGGTGTGCCGCTGGTAGGCTCGTATGACTCGTCGCTGTGCGTGTTATAGAGCACGACCGTCCTGCCCCTGCCCGTCGCGCCCTGTCCCAGGAACACGCCGCGCAGCGCGGACACTGCCGCTGAGAACACTCTGTCCAGAGTACCTCCCAACGACCGTCCCGCTGCGTCCCGAGGCTCCTCCTCAGGTCCCATAACGCCTATGAACACCGCATGGGCTCCATCGCCTTCCACGTAGCTGACCTCGTAAGCGCGATTATCCTCGGCGATGAAGATGTCGCCAGGGGACACCATGATCGCGGTCATGAAGATCTCGCGCTTGTCCTCGTCGAAGACTGTGTAGTATCCTTCGCCCCGCTCCTCTTGGGCGGACACGGGACGCGAAGCGCCCCCAACCGCGACCGCCAGCGCCACCGCCAGCGCCACCACGACCCTCGCCAGGCCTCGCGTGGGAACCCGTCGCACAACGTGCGCCGGAGCGCTCGACGCCTCCCGAGCCGTCGGCTCCGGCGCGACGCGAACCCGCCGGCGGCGACGCCCGGCGTCAGATCGGCTCGCATCAGGCCCCGTCATTGCCATCCCTCCTTGCGCCCTCACCTTGCGCGGGCCTGCCTTCGCCCTCTGGGCCGCTCGCGCCGGAGCCCTTGTCCCTGACAGGCGAGTCCACTCTCACGTCACGCTGGATATTCGGGACTGGGCCACCCTGTGCGCGTTCCATGACCTCGCCAAATACCTCCGCGAGGCCCACCGCGATGACCGCCGCTATCACCACTGCGTCAAAGATCCCGGCTCCTCCCACGTGGACCGTGGCCGGTATGTGCCTGACCGTCACCTCCACGAGATGCGCCACATCAAGAAGGACTACGCCCAAGACCGCCCCAGCGAACGCCGCACGCCTGGACCTTCCGGCAAGATAGGCGATAACCCCAGCCACGAGCCCGAAAGCGTACAAGGGATCGAGGATGACACGGCCTTCTTCAAAGGTAAACAACTTGGTGAGCGCGAAGAGCGCGATCCCGGTTATGATGGCCCCGAGAACCCCTCGCCCCCTCTCCAGGGGCGTGTCTGCGCGAGCGAGGACGTATATCCCGAGAACGACAGGCACAACGGCCCCTCCGAGGTTGATGCTCACCGACTGGACCCCGCGATACACGGGGATGTCGACGAAGCTTCCCACGAGCATCAGGCCGAGCGCCACAAGCGCCTGTCTGTCGGTGAGATGCATCCTGTCCAGCACTCGGTGCGTCAGCCCGAGGAAAACCAGGATGCTCACGCCGAGCAAGAGAACAAGCCCAACGGTCATGCTCCCTCTTTGCCTCCCTTCCCAGTGCGGAAAGCTCAGCCGTGCGCGTATAGCACGATGCTGCCACACTCTGGAAGGTAGGGTACCCTGAAACGACAGGGCTTATGCGCACGTGAAAAGGCCGGCAGCCCTGGCCTCAAGCCAGCCGCCGGCCTCACAGGCTCTCGTGAGGAGCCCTAAGTGGGGGTGCAAAAGTGCTGCCGACTTTTGGGGGGTTGCCGGTGCTTGCACGACGGGGCGTGGAGAATTCGGCTGTCTTAAGTGCTGAATTCGAACGAGGCGCGCCGCAAGCGCGCCGTCCCCGAGTGCAACACCGGCAACCCGGCAACTACTGGAAGTGGGGCAAGGATTAACGCATCCTCACTCGGCGAATCTTTCGCACCGGGTCGAGCCGGGCTATTCCTCCCTTGAGTTCTTCAGCAGATCCCCGAAGACGTCCCCAAGGGTGGGCCCAGCCTCGTCCTCTTTGTCGGCGTATTTCTTGAACGCCTGCTTGTCCCCTTCAGCCTGAGCCTCTTTCAAGCTCAACCCTATGCGATGGTCCCGTGGCCGCACGCTTATGACCTTCACCGACACCTCGTCTCCAGGCTTGACGACCTCATCAGGTCGAGACACGCGCCTGTCCGCGAGCTGCGATATATGGATGAGCCCTTCTATCCCTGGCTCGAGCCCCACAAACGCGCCGAAGTCTGCAAGCTTCGTGACCTTGCCCGTGACTATGCTTCCAACCGGGTAGCGGGACGTCACGTCCTCCCAGGGGTCGGGTAGGGTCTGCTTGAGCCCGAGGGAGATCCTCTCCCGCTCCCGGTCCACCGAGAGCACCTTCACTTTGATGTGGTCGCCCTCTTTCACGACGTCGTGGGGATCGGTGGTCCGCGTCCACGCCATGTCGGAGACGTGCAACAGCCCCTCCACGCCTTCCCCGATGTCCACGAAGGCACCGAAGTTTACGACCCGCTTCACGACGCCGTCAACTACCTCGCCCTCCTGGAGTGATTCGAGCACCCTCGCCTTTGCCTCGGCCGCCTCTTGTTCCTGAACTAGGCGCGCCGAGAGGACGACGTTCCTCTTGGTCCGGTCTGCTTCAAGGACCTTCATGCGGAGGGTTTGCCCTACAAGAGGTGACAGGTCAGCCATGGGACGACGGCTCGCGTGAGAAGCAGGCACAAATCCTCGCAGACCCACGTCCACGACCACTCCGCCCTTGACGACATCGGTGACCTCGCCCTCGATGGTCTCACCGGTTTCGAGCGCCCTTTGAACCCTTTCCCAGGCGCGCTCCGTGTCGGCCTTTCTCTTGGAAAGCCGCGGCCTGCCCTCTTTGTCCTCGAGCCTTTCCACGAGGACCTCGATCTCCTGTCCCTCCCGCACGACGTCGAGGCACGATTGCACCGGCCTTCTGGAGATCTCGGACCTCGGCACGACGCCCTCGGACTTGAGGCCGATATTCACAAGGACCTCGTCCGGGTGCACGGCGACAACCGTTCCCTTGACGATGTCTCCCTCGGATATCTCCTCACCAGCGGGCAGCTCTTCAGATTCCGCCTGGGCCGCCCCACCGGTCCCCTCGGACCTTGCCTCGGCAGGCGCTCCGGCTTCGGCCTCACCCTCTGCCCCGGCTGGAGCACCGGCATCGGGCTCCGGCCCGCGGCCTGGCTCATCTCCGCTCGCCCCCGCCGAATCCTGGGGCTCGTTTGGTTTCTCAGTGGCCCCGGCTTCCTCCAGGTGGGCCTCCACCCCCACGCAGGGAGCTGCCGCAGCGTCGCCGCCGCCAGCAACCGAGCCTTCCTCGTCCCCTTGTGCGACCGTTGGTTCCTGCTTTTCGTCCATCCTGTCTTCGCCCAGCACGCTCATCCTCTCCATGACCTCCTCGATAACCCAATTCGGCGTCGATGCCCCCGCCGCAATCCCCACCGACTTCACGCCGGAAAGATCCAGAGAGTCGAGATCGGATGCGGTTTCGACCCTGTACACTCTCGCTCCCTCGGCCTCACAGATCTCGGCGAGTCTCCGCGTGTTTGCGCTGGCCCGCCCGCCCACCACGATCATGGCATCCACTGACCGTGCAAGCTCGCGCGCTGCCTGTTGCCTCTCCTCCGTTGCATTGCAGATTGTATTGTAGGCCACAAGTTCCTTCGCCCGCAGAGCTAGGGCGGCAAGCACCTGGCAAAACGCTTCAACAGTCTGGGTGGTCTGGCAAACGACACCGACCCTGGGCCTCACGAGGCCGGAAAGGACATCCTCGGCCGACCTCACGACGCGGGCCTCGCCATCGGCACATCCGACGAGCCCGACAACCTCGGAATGTCCCGGGTCTCCAACGATGAATACCTGATAACCCTCACGTTTAAGATCCGCAACCAGCCTCTGAGTCCTGCTGACGTTGGGGCACGTCGCGTGAACCACGTCGAGCCCCCGCTTTTCGGCCTCTTTCAACAGATCCGGCGGCAGCCCGTGAGAGGGCACGATGAGCGT
The nucleotide sequence above comes from Bacillota bacterium. Encoded proteins:
- a CDS encoding foldase, yielding MKSKRSLTIVIAVVILALIGIGAAWTYSDLRAVAKVNSTSITWKQFYSALEKQSGRQLLANMIREELIKQGAAKYGIQVTDEDVAAEIDNLKTQFGSDANLEQALSQYGMTLDDLRSQIRTSLLLEAIASKDVTVTDDEIKKYYDEHKDDFKESDQIRARHILVKDENTAKEIQKELANGADFAELAKTKSEDTATKDKGGDLGYFQKGAMDPAFEKAAFALKVGETSGPVKSSFGYHIIRVEDRKPERIPPLEEVRDKIVKQLKRDKAKPTSTVMSELRDAAQIKINDKALQDALYDIIY
- a CDS encoding DUF3189 family protein, with translation MKVIYHCYGSSHSSVVAAAIHLGWLPSDRIPEPQEILRLPHYDKTSPAQIGTCFFMGTDEAGREVYIIGMGAAKGVVKRAVESIFRICGLSSNDYMLVDTLPEVGLVTKIGGFLSRAVGLIGLGRPLTVWGMRRSYPRFVNLVKGVKQRLESGGAPAGACRS
- a CDS encoding DUF1614 domain-containing protein; this encodes MTVGLVLLLGVSILVFLGLTHRVLDRMHLTDRQALVALGLMLVGSFVDIPVYRGVQSVSINLGGAVVPVVLGIYVLARADTPLERGRGVLGAIITGIALFALTKLFTFEEGRVILDPLYAFGLVAGVIAYLAGRSRRAAFAGAVLGVVLLDVAHLVEVTVRHIPATVHVGGAGIFDAVVIAAVIAVGLAEVFGEVMERAQGGPVPNIQRDVRVDSPVRDKGSGASGPEGEGRPAQGEGARRDGNDGA
- a CDS encoding bifunctional 4-hydroxy-3-methylbut-2-enyl diphosphate reductase/30S ribosomal protein S1 produces the protein MQGKRGFDVILSERTGFCYGVRRAIEIAEEAGSRGPAFTLGPLVHNPQVVERLKEKGVTPVAGLGEIGHGTLIVPSHGLPPDLLKEAEKRGLDVVHATCPNVSRTQRLVADLKREGYQVFIVGDPGHSEVVGLVGCADGEARVVRSAEDVLSGLVRPRVGVVCQTTQTVEAFCQVLAALALRAKELVAYNTICNATEERQQAARELARSVDAMIVVGGRASANTRRLAEICEAEGARVYRVETASDLDSLDLSGVKSVGIAAGASTPNWVIEEVMERMSVLGEDRMDEKQEPTVAQGDEEGSVAGGGDAAAAPCVGVEAHLEEAGATEKPNEPQDSAGASGDEPGRGPEPDAGAPAGAEGEAEAGAPAEARSEGTGGAAQAESEELPAGEEISEGDIVKGTVVAVHPDEVLVNIGLKSEGVVPRSEISRRPVQSCLDVVREGQEIEVLVERLEDKEGRPRLSKRKADTERAWERVQRALETGETIEGEVTDVVKGGVVVDVGLRGFVPASHASRRPMADLSPLVGQTLRMKVLEADRTKRNVVLSARLVQEQEAAEAKARVLESLQEGEVVDGVVKRVVNFGAFVDIGEGVEGLLHVSDMAWTRTTDPHDVVKEGDHIKVKVLSVDRERERISLGLKQTLPDPWEDVTSRYPVGSIVTGKVTKLADFGAFVGLEPGIEGLIHISQLADRRVSRPDEVVKPGDEVSVKVISVRPRDHRIGLSLKEAQAEGDKQAFKKYADKEDEAGPTLGDVFGDLLKNSREE